From the Portunus trituberculatus mitochondrion, complete genome genome, one window contains:
- the COX2 gene encoding cytochrome c oxidase subunit II (TAA stop codon is completed by the addition of 3' A residues to the mRNA) translates to MATWTYLGFQDSASPLMEQLIFFHDHIMVVLIMIITFVGYMMASILTNSFINRYMLEHQTIELIWTALPAVILVFIALPSLRLLYLLDEVNNPSVTLKTVGHQWYWSYEYSDFLDAEFDSYMTPTNELESSGFRLLDVDNRTVLPMNTQIRVVITAADVIHSWTVPALGVKADAIPGRLNQSSFMMSRPGLFYGQCSEICGANHSFMPIVVESVNTNSFLNWISSYSD, encoded by the coding sequence ATGGCAACATGAACATATTTAGGCTTTCAAGACAGAGCTTCTCCTCTTATAGAACAGTTAATTTTTTTTCATGATCATATTATAGTAGTACTAATTATAATCATTACTTTTGTAGGTTATATAATGGCCTCTATTTTAACTAACTCTTTTATTAATCGCTATATGCTTGAACATCAAACTATTGAACTGATTTGAACAGCTTTACCAGCTGTTATTCTTGTATTTATTGCCCTACCATCATTACGACTACTTTATCTTCTTGATGAGGTGAATAACCCGTCTGTAACTTTAAAGACTGTAGGTCATCAATGATATTGATCGTACGAATATTCAGACTTCTTAGATGCAGAATTTGATTCTTACATAACTCCCACTAACGAACTAGAATCATCAGGGTTCCGATTATTAGATGTTGATAACCGAACTGTTCTCCCTATAAATACTCAAATTCGAGTAGTTATTACAGCAGCAGATGTAATTCATTCTTGAACTGTACCTGCTCTTGGAGTAAAAGCTGACGCCATTCCTGGACGACTTAATCAATCTAGTTTTATAATATCACGCCCTGGATTATTCTACGGTCAATGTTCAGAAATTTGTGGAGCAAATCATAGATTCATACCCATTGTAGTTGAAAGTGTAAACACTAACTCCTTTTTAAATTGAATTTCTTCTTACTCCGATT
- the ATP8 gene encoding ATP synthase F0 subunit 8, whose amino-acid sequence MPQMAPLLWLYLYIFFLLSFIIFLMINYFIKPFETIDSNIISKSSTHFFNWKL is encoded by the coding sequence ATGCCTCAAATAGCTCCTTTACTCTGACTTTATTTGTACATCTTTTTTTTACTTAGATTTATTATTTTTTTAATAATCAATTATTTTATTAAACCTTTTGAAACTATTGACTCTAACATTATTAGAAAATCTTCAACACACTTCTTTAACTGAAAATTATAG
- the ATP6 gene encoding ATP synthase F0 subunit 6, with protein MMANLFSIFEPSSSIFNFSLNWLSTLLGLLFLPYLYWASPSRWSLCWSDMMFTLHKEFKALLTVSCVGSTMFFVSLFSLILYNNFLGLLPYVFTSSSHMVMTLALSLPLWVTLMVKGWINHTQHMFAHLVPQGTPPVLMPFMVLIETISNIIRPGTLAVRLAANMIAGHLLLTLLGNTGPTMTSSIVLSILIFSQILLLTLESAVAIIQSYVFAVLSTLYTSEIN; from the coding sequence ATTATAGCAAACTTATTTTCTATTTTTGAACCTTCGTCAAGAATCTTCAATTTTTCTTTAAACTGACTTTCAACTCTTCTAGGTCTATTATTCCTTCCTTATCTTTATTGAGCATCTCCATCTCGCTGATCCTTATGTTGAAGTGATATAATGTTCACACTCCATAAAGAATTTAAAGCTCTACTAACAGTAAGTTGTGTAGGGTCTACTATGTTTTTTGTCTCATTATTTTCACTAATTCTTTATAATAATTTTTTAGGTCTTTTACCTTATGTGTTTACAAGATCAAGTCACATAGTAATAACATTAGCACTCTCTCTACCTTTATGAGTGACTTTAATAGTTAAAGGATGAATCAATCATACACAACACATGTTCGCCCATCTAGTCCCTCAAGGAACTCCACCTGTCTTGATACCATTCATAGTCTTAATTGAAACAATTAGAAATATCATTCGACCAGGAACACTTGCTGTTCGATTAGCTGCTAATATAATTGCAGGCCACCTCCTGTTAACTCTTTTAGGTAATACAGGTCCTACAATAACATCTTCTATTGTCCTCTCAATTCTTATTTTCTCTCAAATCTTACTCTTAACGCTAGAATCTGCCGTTGCAATTATTCAGTCTTATGTATTTGCAGTTTTAAGAACCCTTTATACTAGAGAAATTAACTAA